A single window of Jaculus jaculus isolate mJacJac1 chromosome 14, mJacJac1.mat.Y.cur, whole genome shotgun sequence DNA harbors:
- the Ankrd34b gene encoding ankyrin repeat domain-containing protein 34B, whose product MDESPEVSTDGNSLIKAVHQSRLRLTRLLLEGGAYINESNDRGETPLMIACKSKHVDHQSVSKAKMVKYLLENSADPNIQDKSGKTALMHACLEKAGPEVVSLLLRSGADFSLQDHSGYSALVYAINAEDRETLKVLLSACQAKGKEVIIITTAKSPSGRHTTQQYLNVPPADMDASESPVTCTTPSEIDIKTASLPCSHSSETDLTLFGLKERELSGSSDNPWDPGSPVRKPVMATNGPKLPQAPAWVKSAPSLKLQNRVASLQEELQDITPEEEISYKTNALALSKRFITRHQSIDVKDTAHLLRAFEQANSRKMSYDEINYQSSFPEGGQPCTEIPTDQDPDSNQTIFASTLRSIVQKRNSGANHYSSDSQLSEGATPPTVEDGKVGKKKIFSPSPSLSSASKELLENVPPGPLSRRNHAVLERRGSGAFSLDHSFVQNRPGFLPPLNVNAHPPMADISVNNKICSLFSCGQKVLMPTVPMFPKEFKSKKMLLRRQSLQTEQIKQLVNF is encoded by the coding sequence ATGGATGAAAGCCCGGAAGTTTCAACAGACGGTAATTCTTTGATCAAAGCAGTTCATCAGAGCCGGCTCCGCCTCACGAGACTTTTGCTAGAAGGTGGTGCCTACATCAATGAGAGCAATGACCGTGGGGAAACACCTCTAATGATTGCTTGTAAAAGCAAACATGTCGACCACCAGAGTGTCAGTAAAGCTAAGATGGTTAAGTACCTTTTGGAGAACAGTGCCGATCCCAACATACAGGACAAGTCTGGGAAAACGGCTCTGATGCACGCCTGCTTAGAGAAGGCTGGTCCCGAAGTGGTGTCCTTGCTGCTCAGGAGTGGGGCTGACTTCAGCTTGCAAGATCACTCCGGTTACTCAGCTCTGGTTTATGCTATAAATGCAGAGGACAGAGAGACCCTGAAAGTACTCCTCAGTGCCTGCCAGGCAAAAGGGAAAGAGGTCATCATCATTACGACAGCAAAGTCTCCTTCTGGCAGGCACACTACCCAGCAGTACCTAAATGTGCCCCCAGCAGATATGGACGCGAGCGAGTCCCCAGTCACTTGCACCACGCCATCAGAAATAGACATCAAAACTGCCTCTTTGCCATGCTCACATTCTTCCGAAACCGACCTGACCCTTTTTGGCTTGAAAGAGCGGGAGCTGTCGGGAAGCAGCGATAACCCTTGGGACCCAGGTTCCCCCGTGAGAAAGCCTGTGATGGCCACTAATGGGCCCAAACTCCCCCAGGCTCCAGCCTGGGTTAAGAGTGCTCCATCACTAAAGCTTCAGAACAGAGTGGCCTCCTTGCAGGAGGAACTCCAAGACATCACTCCAGAGGAGGAAATTTCCTACAAAACCAACGCACTGGCACTTTCTAAGCGATTCATCACTAGGCACCAAAGCATTGATGTGAAAGATACTGCACATTTGCTCAGAGCCTTTGAGCAGGCCAACTCAAGGAAAATGTCATATGATGAAATAAATTATCAGTCTTCATTTCCAGAAGGAGGTCAGCCATGCACTGAAATCCCCACTGACCAGGACCCAGACTCTAACCAGACAATATTTGCTTCCACCTTGAGAAGTATAGTTCAAAAACGAAACTCAGGGGCCAATCACTATAGCTCCGATTCCCAACTCTCAGAGGGGGCTACACCTCCTACTGTAGAAGATGGCaaagtgggaaagaaaaagaTCTTTTCACCATCTCCTTCTTTGTCGTCAGCGTCCAAAGAATTGCTGGAGAATGTACCCCCAGGCCCCTTGAGCAGGAGAAACCATGCTGTTCTAGAAAGGCGTGGCTCCGGGGCTTTTTCTTTAGATCACAGTTTTGTGCAGAACAGACCCGGGTTTCTGCCCCCCTTAAATGTAAACGCCCACCCTCCCATGGCAGACATTAGTGTCAACAACAAGATCTGCAGCCTTTTTTCTTGTGGTCAAAAAGTGCTTATGCCAACTGTTCCTATGTTCCCAAAAGAATTCAAAAGCAAAAAGATGTTGTTAAGGAGACAGTCATTGCAGACAGAACAAATAAAGCAATTAGTAAATTTTTAA